Part of the Arcobacter lacus genome is shown below.
ACACATTCAGTAAAAGATAGAATTGGAACAAATATGATTAATACAGCTTTGAAAGAAGGATTAATCAATAAAGATACAATAGTAATCGAACCAACAAGTGGAAATACAGGAATAGCACTAGCTTCAGTTTGTGCAGCATTAGGAATAAAACTGATCCTTACAATGCCAGCATCAATGAGTATTGAAAGAAGAAGACTTCTTCAAGCATTAGGAGCAAAACTAGTTTTAACTCCACCAGAAAAAGGTATGAAAGGTGCTATTGAAAAAGCAAATGAATTAAAAGAGGAAACACCAAACTCTTTCATTCCTCAACAATTTGCAAATAAAGCAAACCCAGAGATTCATAGATTAACAACAGCTCAAGAGATATTAAAAGATACTGATGGAAAAATAGATATCTTTATAGCAGCTGTTGGAACAGGTGGAACATTAACAGGGACAGGTGAGATTTTAAAAGCACATAACCCAAATATAAAAATAATAGCAGTAGAACCAGAAGCAAGTCC
Proteins encoded:
- a CDS encoding pyridoxal-phosphate dependent enzyme, which produces THSVKDRIGTNMINTALKEGLINKDTIVIEPTSGNTGIALASVCAALGIKLILTMPASMSIERRRLLQALGAKLVLTPPEKGMKGAIEKANELKEETPNSFIPQQFANKANPEIHRLTTAQEILKDTDGKIDIFIAAVGTGGTLTGTGEILKAHNPNIKIIAVEPEASPVLSGGNPGPHKIQGIGAGFVPDVLNTKIYDEIIQVSNDAAIET